DNA from Felis catus isolate Fca126 chromosome B3, F.catus_Fca126_mat1.0, whole genome shotgun sequence:
CCCACCACTCATTTTGCCCTAAGGTATAAGGAATGGGGCTGGACAGAGAAGAAGCCCAGCTAAAGGGGTAGAGGTGGAGGTAGTGGCAGCCTGGGAGTCAGGACTGGGGAGGTCGGCTGACTGACAGCAGGGGATTTGGGTTCCAAGAAGTAGTGATTGAGTAGGGGCCAGGGTAGGTCAGGAAGTCAGTCAAGGCTCTTAGAAGAGAGGAAAGTGGGAGGAAACGCAGTCCCTTCTCACCTGGCATGAGGGGTACCCCGGGCTTTTGCCCCACCCCCTAAATGCCCTCCATGGCCTTTTCCATCTCCCGGTAGGCACAGAATGCTGGCCTGTTACCGACCCCCGGGGAACGAGACGCTGCTGAGCTGGAAGGCCTCGCGGGTCACAGGCACCGCCTTCCTGCTGCTGGCGGCGCTGCTGGGACTGCCGGCAATGGCTTCGTAGTGTGGAGCTTGGCGGGCTGGCGGCCCGCAAGGGGGCGACCGCTGGCGGCCACGCTGGTGCTGCACCTGGCGCTGGCCGACGGCGCGGTGCTGCTGCTCACGCCTCTCTTCGCGACCTTCCTGGCGGGGCAGGCGTGGCCGCTGGGCCAGGCGGGCTGCAAGGCGGTGTACTACGTGTGCGCGCTCAGCATGTACGCCAGCGTCCTGCTCACCAGCCTGCTCAGCCTGCAGCGCTGCCTCGCCGTCACCCGCCCTTTCCTGGCGCCCCGGCTGCGCAGTCCGGCCCTGGCCCGCCGCTTGCTGCTGGCCGTCTGGCTGGCCGCTCTGCTGCTCGCCGCCCCGGCCGCCGTCTACCGCCACCTGTGGGGAGACCGCGTGTGCCAGCTGTGCCACCCGTCGCCGGCCCACGCCGCGGCCCACCTGAGCCTGGAGACGCTGACCGCCTTCGTGCTTCCTTTTGGGCTGGTGCTCGGCTGCTACGGCTTGACGCTGGCGCGGCTGCGGGGCGCCCGCTGGGGCGCCGGGCGGCGCAGGACGCGGGTGGGCCGGCTGGTGAGCGCCATCGTGCTCGCCTTCGGCTTGCTCTGGGCGCCCTACCACGTGGTCAACATTCTGCAGGTGGTCGCCGCGCTGGCTCCGCCGGAAGGGGCCTTGGCCAGGCTGGGCGGGGCGGGCCAGGCAGCGAGAGCTGGAACTACAGCTTTGGCCTTCTTCAGCTCCAGCGTCAACCCGGTGCTCTACGTCTTCACCGCAGGGGATCTGCTGCCCCGGGCAGGTCCCCGCTTCCTTACAAGACTCTTTGAGGGCTCTGGAGAGGCCCGAGGCGGGGGCCGCTCTAGGGAGGGGACCATGGAGCTCCGAACTACCCCTCGGCTCAAAGTGGTGGGGCAGGGCCGGGGCGATGGAGAccctgggggcggggtggagaaGGACAGTCAGGGATGGGACCCTTGACACCAAACCCTACCAACCCAGCCTGCTCTTCCCTATCCCCTTCCGTCGTCCTTCCCCCAGAACTCAGGGAACAACTGGAGCGTTTGGGGAGCCTTCTCTGGCCACAGTTTGGATCTTTCTGGGCAGGCCCAGGTTCCTCCAAACTGAGGGATTGCAAGTGGTGGTGGTCCTTGTTAGTGAATATTGTGTGCCTGCAGGTAGGCATGGACCTACATGCCAGAACTGCTTACTTGTTGCCAATAGCTACTGTGAAATACACTGAGGAGGGGGGCATTACATGATGGGTTAAGCATGCCCACACTGGTAGTTCATTATGCCTGAGTTGTACTGAAGCCACCTGGTTCTCTGCTGGGTCAGTCCAAGGCTGGGTGCTGCCAGCCTTCAGTGGCATCTTGACTTGTCCTCCC
Protein-coding regions in this window:
- the LTB4R2 gene encoding LOW QUALITY PROTEIN: leukotriene B4 receptor 2 (The sequence of the model RefSeq protein was modified relative to this genomic sequence to represent the inferred CDS: inserted 1 base in 1 codon); translation: MLACYRPPGNETLLSWKASRVTGTAFLLLAALLGLPXNGFVVWSLAGWRPARGRPLAATLVLHLALADGAVLLLTPLFATFLAGQAWPLGQAGCKAVYYVCALSMYASVLLTSLLSLQRCLAVTRPFLAPRLRSPALARRLLLAVWLAALLLAAPAAVYRHLWGDRVCQLCHPSPAHAAAHLSLETLTAFVLPFGLVLGCYGLTLARLRGARWGAGRRRTRVGRLVSAIVLAFGLLWAPYHVVNILQVVAALAPPEGALARLGGAGQAARAGTTALAFFSSSVNPVLYVFTAGDLLPRAGPRFLTRLFEGSGEARGGGRSREGTMELRTTPRLKVVGQGRGDGDPGGGVEKDSQGWDP